Proteins encoded within one genomic window of Natator depressus isolate rNatDep1 chromosome 1, rNatDep2.hap1, whole genome shotgun sequence:
- the MTIF3 gene encoding translation initiation factor IF-3, mitochondrial, whose amino-acid sequence MAALCLRKLIHQATRNETSCINKYFDIPLMQTMQKTTFSQALMVMAGAKRRLMFVPTKSFCTTGEAEKKPEGKKKTPNAQKTFGSIGRKIPQRILHVISENGDSLGNMHRGDVIRLMNDRDLKLVPLRENEEPPVYRLMTGKQIHEEQLKRREKQKASSKAGPVQLKELTFSAAIAKHDLETKIRQIQQWIDKKHHVRISVQQRNVADGPEKMLALFDQIVATMPEKATYLSQPRVVNEGKSTCVLRHMSDKEASEYRKMEKEKQTDILKEEHGNQTTESSELQ is encoded by the exons ATGGCTGCCCTTTGTCTAAGGAAATTAATACATCAAGCCACAAGGAATGAAACTAGTTGCATAAATAAATACTTTGACATTCCTTTGATGCAAACTATGCAAAAGACAACATTCTCTCAAGCATTGATGGTGATGGCTGGTGCTAAAAGGAGACTTATGTTTGTACCTACAAAATCATTTTGTACaactggagaagcagaaaagaaaccagaaggaaagaaaaaaaccccaaatgccCAAAAAACATTTGGAAGCATTGGGAGGAAAATTCCTCAGCGGATCCTTCATGTAATTAGCGAAAATGGGGACAGCTTAGGAAATATGCACAGAGGAGATGTGATTCGACTCATGAATGATCGTGATTTGAAGCTTGTTCCACTGCGTGAAAATGAAGAGCCTCCAGTGTACAGACTAATGACTGGGAAGCAGATTCATGAAGAGCAGCTCAAACGTAGAGAGAAGCAAAAAGCAAGTTCAAAAGCTG GGCCTGTTCAGCTGAAGGAGTTAACTTTTTCTGCAGCTATTGCAAAACATGACTTAGAGACCAAAATTAGACAGATTCAGCAGTGGATTGATAAGAAGCATCATGTCAGAATTTCTGTACAGCAACGAAATGTTGCAGATGGACCAGAAAAGATG CTGGCTCTCTTTGATCAGATTGTTGCTACTATGCCTGAGAAAGCTACTTACCTATCCCAGCCAAGAGTAGTTAACGAAGGAAAGAGTACATGTGTCTTGAGACACATGTCAGACAAAGAAGCTAGTGAGTAcaggaaaatggaaaaagaaaaacagacagacattctGAAGGAGGAGCATGGAAATCAAACTACTGAGTCAAGTGAACTGCAGTGA
- the GTF3A gene encoding transcription factor IIIA, which yields MAGDEAEAAAGAAAECVQSRRMPVRGLVGEARPPADCAKRFICSFPDCEATFSKAWRLNAHLCRHTGERPFVCNYNGCGKGFTRDFHLTRHFLTHSGEKPFECTADGCNQKFTTKSNLKKHVERKHENQQKQYVCDFEGCSKSFRKHQQLKVHHCQHSSEPFFKCSHEGCGKHFPTPSRLKRHEKIHEGYACKKDNCSFVGKTWTEHLKHLKDSHAEPVICGLCSKTFKRKDYLRQHQKTHAEEREVCRCPREGCGRTYTTVFNLQSHILSFHEEKKPFFCDYAGCGKVFAMKQSLARHAVVHDPDKGKLNLKAKQTRPKRSLASRLSGYIPPKAQRRKVKAATENKALNKPAENELPTVETLTLH from the exons ATGGCCGGGGACGAGGCGGAGGCTGCGGCGGGAGCGGCTGCCGAGTGCGTACAGAGTCGGCGGATGCCTGTGCGGGGCCTCGTGGGGGAGGCGAGACCCCCCGCGGACTGTGCCAAGCGCTTCATCTGCTCCTTCCCCGACTGCGAGGCCACGTTCAGCAAGGCCTGGAGGCTGAACGCGCACCTCTGCCGGCACACGGGGGAG AGACCATTTGTTTGCAATTATAATGGTTGTGGTAAAGGTTTCACCAGAGACTTCCATCTTACCCGTCACTTTCTTACGCACAGTGGAGAAAAACCATTTGA GTGCACAGCTGATGGTTGTAATCAAAAATTTACAACAAAATCAAACTTGAAGAAGCATGTTGAACGCAAGCACGAAAATCAGCAAAAGCAGTATGTA TGTGACTTCGAAGGTTGTAGCAAGTCTTTTAGAAAACATCAACAGCTAAAAGTTCATCATTGTCAACACTCCAGTGAACCTTTTTTCAA ATGTAGTcatgaaggatgtggaaaacATTTTCCTACTCCAAGTAGACTAAAACGGCATGAGAAGATACATGAAG GATATGCATGCAAAAAAGACAACTGTTCATTTGTTGGGAAAACATGGACAGAACATCTAAAACATCTGAAGGACAGTCATGCAG AGCCAGTAATCTGTGGTTTATGTTCTAAAACATTCAAACGCAAAGATTACCTCAGACAACATCAGAAAACGCATGCTGAAGAAAGAGAAGTATGTCGATGTCCAAGAGAAGGTTGTGGGAGAACTTACACAACTGTGTTTAATCTTCAGAGCCATATTCTTTCATTTCATGAGGAGAAAAAACCATTTTTTTGTGATTATGCTGGCTGTGGAAAAGTGTTTGCAATGAAA CAAAGTCTTGCAAGGCATGCTGTTGTACATGATCCTGACAAGGGAAAGCTGAACTTAAAA GCAAAACAAACTCGTCCTAAACGAAGTCTGGCCTCTCGTTTGAGTGGATATATTCCTCCTAAAGCACAGCGACGAAAGGTTAAAGCGGCAACAGAAAATAAGGCTCTGAATAAACCTGCAGAAAATGAGTTACCAACTGTTGAAACACTTACACTGCACTAG